In a genomic window of Bombina bombina isolate aBomBom1 chromosome 8, aBomBom1.pri, whole genome shotgun sequence:
- the ERRFI1 gene encoding ERBB receptor feedback inhibitor 1: protein MTTAGLATQEVPLKNGYMHNGQSLMGSKSCWTNHSEYENTYYDMEPISLSYGLRPPNQQHISSIGHISRPIVMNGHCYSENCMKVPLKKSGLLPLSMPIVEDSSANCEEDQVVPSFKKLSMNNRSGSEKTPPLTPTKCIQSPFYTTMCDRSLRPLPPLPICEDHSDEADSEVEFITSSETDLLIDDGRSLAFKYGVPSRRSFRGCGQINYAYFESPSVKKPADEHSTSNQNGHVQSSKPQKPEQTHRRLRRSHSGPAGSYNKPARIGSLTNRTSPNSDEDKPEVPPRVPIPPRPIKPDYRRWSAEVSSNTYSDEDRPPKVPPREPLSRSNSRTPSPKSLPSYLNGVMPPTQSFAPDPKYVSCKALQRQNSEGSANKIPCILPIIENGKKASSTHYYLLPERPPYLDRYEKYLTETKDNFSESKVQSWSSDSSISSGSPKQDLKTKMDMVHNAKRKHLCDVVSP from the exons ATGACAACAGCTGGACTTGCAACgcaagaagtcccattgaaaaatgggTATATGCATAATGGTCAAAGCTTAATGGGCTCAAAGTCTTGCTGGACAAATCATAGCGAATATGAAAA TACTTATTATGATATGGAGCCCATCTCATTGTCCTATGGCTTGAGGCCACCAAATCAGCAACACATATCATCAATTG gccaCATTTCAAGGCCAATCGTAATGAATGGCCACTGCTATTCTGAAAACTGCATGAAGGTACCCTTGAAGAAATCTGGCTTGCTTCCGCTTAGCATGCCTATTGTAGAAGATTCATCTGCAAACTGTGAAGAAGATCAAGTTGTTCCatcttttaaaaaactttcaatgaATAATAGATCTGGTTCTGAGAAAACACCTCCTCTAACACCTACTAAATGCATACAATCTCCTTTTTATACTACCATGTGTGATCGTAGTTTAAGGCCGCTTCCTCCTCTTCCAATTTGTGAAGATCATTCAGATGAGGCAGATAGCGAGGTTGAATTCATCACAAGTTCTGAAACAGACTTGCTTATAGATGATGGGAGATCTTTAGCCTTTAAATACGGGGTTCCAAGTAGGCGAAGCTTTAGGGGATGTGGACAGATAAATTATGCATACTTTGAATCTCCGTCTGTAAAAAAGCCAGCAGATGAACATTCAACATCTAACCAAAATGGACATGTACAAAGCTCCAAACCACAGAAACCAGAGCAAACTCACAGACGGTTACGGAGGTCTCATTCAGGACCAGCTGGATCTTACAATAAACCCGCTCGAATAGGAAGCCTCACAAACAGGACTTCTCCTAATTCTGATGAAGACAAACCAGAAGTTCCACCAAGGGTTCCAATACCTCCGAGACCAATAAAGCCAGATTATAGAAGATGGTCAGCTGAAGTATCCTCTAACACATACAGTGATGAGGATAGGCCCCCTAAAGTACCCCCAAGAGAGCCTCTCTCAAGAAGTAACTCTCGAACCCCAAGTCCGAAGAGCCTGCCATCATACCTCAATGGGGTAATGCCCCCTACTCAGAGCTTTGCTCCTGATCCAAAGTATGTCAGTTGTAAAGCTCTTCAAAGACAGAACAGTGAAGGATCTGCAAACAAGATTCCTTGTATTTTGCCTATAATCGAGAATGGAAAGAAGGCTAGTTCAACACATTACTACCTTCTTCCAGAAAGGCCACCATACCTGGACAGATATGAAAAATATCTTACTGAAACAAAAGACAATTTTTCAGAGTCAAAAGTGCAGTCTTGGTCTAGTGACAGTAGCATATCTTCAGGTTCACCAAAGCAagacttaaaaacaaaaatggacatGGTTCACAATGCCAAGCGTAAACATTTATGTGATGTAGTTTCTCCATAG